Proteins encoded within one genomic window of Streptomyces taklimakanensis:
- a CDS encoding DUF305 domain-containing protein gives MTAHRSTLRRAAAAAAAVTAAAVLAGCGSDAASDGHSGHGKNPAPGVSAPASTGTHNAADVSFAQGMIPHHRQAVEMADLAATRASSQEVKDLAAAIRKAQAPEIKTLTGWLASWGEEVPAGNDGTDHSGHGTYGMEGMMSPKEMEELERASGKDFDTAFLTMMIKHHEGAVTMAEAERKNGSHALAKSMAGDIIATQSSEIEEMNRLLDQR, from the coding sequence ATGACCGCACACCGTTCCACCCTGCGCCGCGCCGCCGCCGCGGCGGCCGCCGTGACCGCCGCTGCCGTACTGGCCGGCTGCGGCAGCGATGCCGCCTCTGACGGACATTCCGGCCATGGCAAGAATCCCGCACCCGGCGTCTCCGCCCCAGCCTCGACGGGAACCCACAACGCCGCCGACGTGTCCTTCGCCCAAGGGATGATCCCCCACCACCGGCAGGCGGTGGAGATGGCAGACCTCGCCGCCACCCGCGCCTCCTCGCAGGAGGTCAAGGACCTGGCGGCCGCCATTCGGAAGGCCCAGGCCCCGGAGATCAAGACCCTGACCGGGTGGCTGGCCTCCTGGGGTGAGGAGGTCCCCGCCGGGAACGACGGCACGGACCACTCCGGCCACGGGACTTACGGCATGGAGGGGATGATGAGCCCCAAGGAGATGGAAGAGTTGGAGCGGGCCTCGGGCAAGGACTTCGACACCGCCTTCCTGACAATGATGATCAAGCATCACGAGGGTGCGGTGACCATGGCCGAGGCCGAGCGGAAGAACGGCTCCCACGCCCTGGCGAAGTCCATGGCCGGCGACATCATCGCCACCCAGAGCTCCGAGATCGAGGAGATGAACAGACTCCTCGACCAGAGGTAG
- a CDS encoding uracil-DNA glycosylase: protein MLPESWQRVLGEELEKPYFKELTEFVEEERARGPVYPPREEVFAALDATPYDRVKVLVLGQDPYHGEGQGHGLAFSVRPGVRVPPSLRNIYKELQADLGCPVPDNGYLMPWAEQGVLLLNAVLTVRAGEANSHKGKGWEKFTDAVIRAVADRPDPAVFVLWGNYAKKKLPLIDTERHVVVEGAHPSPLSAKKFFGSRPFSRIDEAIAAQGHTPIDWCIPHLGS from the coding sequence ATGCTGCCCGAGTCCTGGCAGAGGGTCCTCGGCGAGGAACTGGAGAAGCCCTACTTCAAGGAGCTCACCGAGTTCGTCGAGGAGGAGCGGGCGCGCGGGCCGGTCTACCCGCCTCGGGAGGAGGTCTTCGCGGCGCTGGACGCCACCCCGTACGACCGGGTCAAGGTGCTGGTGCTCGGCCAGGATCCGTACCACGGGGAAGGGCAGGGGCACGGTCTGGCGTTCTCGGTGCGTCCCGGGGTGCGCGTCCCGCCGTCCCTGCGGAACATCTACAAGGAGCTGCAGGCGGACCTCGGCTGTCCCGTGCCGGACAACGGCTATCTGATGCCCTGGGCGGAGCAGGGCGTCCTGCTGCTCAACGCGGTGCTGACGGTCCGGGCCGGAGAGGCCAACTCGCACAAGGGCAAGGGCTGGGAGAAGTTCACCGACGCGGTGATCCGCGCGGTGGCCGACCGCCCCGACCCGGCCGTCTTCGTGCTGTGGGGCAACTACGCGAAGAAGAAGCTGCCGCTGATCGACACCGAGCGGCACGTGGTGGTGGAGGGGGCCCACCCCTCGCCGCTGTCGGCGAAGAAGTTCTTCGGCTCCCGCCCCTTCAGCCGGATCGACGAGGCGATCGCGGCGCAGGGGCACACGCCGATCGACTGGTGCATCCCCCATCTCGGCTCCTGA
- a CDS encoding ZIP family metal transporter: MSELATVLLPALVPAAANLTGGALPEVLLFSGRSLSVALHLATGIVIAVVGLELTPRALEADPVRVPMPALIAGAGLFLAVDRFAGYLQACGTAGGSAAPYAVYGGTALDLFGDGVLIGTGTVISPALGQASADPPEGFATTAALRAPGLPHCPFRRRPHRPYPARHRQPL; encoded by the coding sequence ATGAGCGAGTTGGCCACCGTGCTGCTGCCGGCCCTGGTTCCGGCCGCGGCGAACCTGACCGGAGGCGCACTCCCCGAAGTCCTGCTCTTCTCGGGACGGTCGCTCAGCGTCGCCCTGCACCTGGCCACCGGCATCGTCATCGCCGTGGTCGGTCTGGAGCTGACGCCCCGTGCGCTGGAGGCCGACCCGGTCCGGGTTCCGATGCCGGCCCTCATCGCCGGCGCCGGACTCTTCCTCGCCGTCGACCGCTTCGCCGGATACCTCCAGGCCTGCGGCACCGCCGGAGGCAGTGCCGCCCCCTACGCCGTCTACGGCGGCACCGCACTGGACCTGTTCGGCGACGGCGTCCTGATCGGTACCGGCACCGTCATCAGTCCCGCCCTCGGCCAGGCATCTGCCGATCCGCCCGAGGGCTTCGCCACCACCGCGGCCCTTCGCGCGCCGGGCCTGCCGCACTGCCCCTTCAGACGCCGCCCGCACCGGCCATATCCCGCCCGCCATCGGCAGCCCCTGTGA
- a CDS encoding heavy-metal-associated domain-containing protein — MSSCCTLDGSRSTTANQTATAEGTTTVYAVAGMTCGHCKATLTKVIGDLDGVLAAEAVDEAGYELTGRAA, encoded by the coding sequence ATGTCGTCCTGCTGCACCCTCGACGGAAGCCGCTCGACCACCGCCAACCAGACCGCCACCGCCGAGGGCACCACCACGGTCTACGCGGTCGCCGGCATGACCTGCGGCCACTGCAAGGCCACCCTCACCAAGGTCATCGGCGACCTCGACGGCGTACTGGCCGCCGAGGCCGTCGACGAGGCCGGATACGAACTCACCGGCCGGGCCGCCTGA
- a CDS encoding DUF6153 family protein — translation MASVIRQPHQSTRSPQAWVRSWLLVVAVLVGLVAMHGLGPFGAPDAARTIPTTGHAISVPTAVGGFGSDACVHSGHGAGGHLEHADATCAAGGTSSGPSLPVLLPVATAPAADTAGTPQVPAALLGGRAPPSLSELQLLRI, via the coding sequence ATGGCCTCCGTGATCCGGCAGCCACATCAGTCGACCCGCTCCCCACAGGCGTGGGTTCGGTCCTGGCTGCTGGTGGTGGCGGTGCTGGTGGGGCTGGTGGCGATGCACGGCCTGGGCCCGTTCGGTGCACCGGATGCGGCCCGCACCATACCCACCACAGGGCATGCGATATCCGTACCGACGGCCGTCGGCGGCTTCGGCAGCGACGCCTGCGTGCACTCCGGGCACGGGGCCGGCGGGCATCTGGAACACGCCGATGCCACGTGCGCGGCCGGCGGTACCTCCAGTGGGCCGTCGCTGCCTGTGCTGCTGCCCGTCGCGACTGCCCCGGCGGCCGATACGGCCGGCACACCGCAGGTGCCTGCCGCCTTGCTCGGCGGCCGTGCCCCGCCTTCCTTGAGCGAACTGCAACTCCTGCGCATATAG
- a CDS encoding four-helix bundle copper-binding protein has protein sequence MTMVVGDMLRTYPADLGGVDREALERCIAECFDCSQACTACADACLSEDMVAELRKCIRTNLDCADICEATGKILSRHTGYDANITRAQLQACAMVCKSCAEECERHADMHEHCRICAEACRRCEQACNELLATL, from the coding sequence ATGACCATGGTGGTCGGGGACATGCTGCGGACCTACCCGGCCGACCTCGGCGGCGTCGACCGCGAGGCCCTGGAGCGGTGCATCGCCGAGTGCTTCGACTGCTCGCAGGCGTGTACGGCGTGCGCGGACGCCTGTCTGTCGGAGGACATGGTGGCCGAGCTGCGCAAGTGCATCCGCACCAACCTGGACTGCGCGGACATCTGCGAGGCGACCGGCAAGATCCTGTCCCGGCACACCGGTTACGACGCCAACATCACCCGCGCCCAGCTCCAGGCCTGCGCCATGGTGTGCAAGTCCTGCGCCGAGGAGTGCGAGCGCCACGCCGACATGCACGAGCACTGCCGCATCTGTGCCGAGGCCTGCCGCCGCTGTGAGCAGGCGTGCAACGAGCTCCTGGCCACCCTGTGA
- a CDS encoding heavy metal translocating P-type ATPase, which translates to MTTTASEAAEVELAIGGMTCASCAARVEKKLNRMDGVSATVNYATEKAKVTFGEGVGVENLIATIEATGYTATPPAPERETAGSSGETAPVADGRDGDDELRPLRQRLLTAVVLAVPVIALAMVPVWQFTYWQWLSLALAAPVVTYAAWPFHKAAFTNARHGAATMDTLISVGTSAAFLWSLWALFLGTAGTPGMTHPFEPTIARTDGAANIYLEAAAGVTAFILAGRYFEARSKRKAGAALRALLELGAKEVTVLRGGREELIPVADLAVGDRFLVRPGEKIATDGTVVEGSSAVDASMLTGESVPVEVGVGDAVTGATLNAGGRLVVQATRVGSDTQLARMAKLVEDAQNGKAAAQRLADRISAVFVPVVITLALGTLGFWLGNGAGWTAAFTAAVAVLIIACPCALGLATPTALMVGTGRGAQLGILIKGPEVLETTRAVDTVVLDKTGTVTTGKMTLLAVHTAEGEDDSEVLRLAGALEHASEHPIARAVANGAAERVGPLPAPEDFANIPGLGVQGIVNGHAVLVGRTRLLDQWAIELPADLARARNDAEAVGRTAIAVAWDGAARAVLEVADAVKPTSTEAITRLRALGLTPILLTGDNRAVAESVAREVGIDEVIAEVMPQDKVDVVRRLQAEGRSVAMVGDGVNDAAALAQADLGLAMGTGTDAAIEAGDLTLVRGDLRAAADAIRLARKTLSTIRSNLFWAFAYNVAALPLAAAGLLNPMIAGAAMAFSSIFVVGNSLRLRRFRAQS; encoded by the coding sequence ATGACCACCACCGCCAGCGAAGCAGCCGAGGTCGAACTCGCCATCGGCGGCATGACCTGCGCTTCCTGCGCCGCCCGCGTCGAGAAGAAGCTCAACCGCATGGACGGTGTGAGCGCCACCGTCAACTACGCCACGGAGAAGGCCAAGGTCACCTTCGGCGAGGGCGTCGGTGTGGAGAATCTGATCGCCACCATCGAGGCCACCGGCTACACCGCCACGCCCCCCGCCCCCGAACGCGAGACGGCCGGCAGCTCCGGCGAGACGGCCCCCGTCGCGGACGGAAGAGACGGGGATGACGAGCTGCGGCCGCTGCGGCAGCGTCTGCTCACCGCCGTGGTCCTGGCCGTGCCCGTCATCGCGCTGGCCATGGTCCCGGTCTGGCAGTTCACCTACTGGCAGTGGCTGTCGCTGGCCCTGGCCGCGCCCGTGGTCACCTACGCCGCCTGGCCCTTCCACAAGGCGGCCTTTACCAACGCCCGGCACGGCGCGGCCACCATGGACACCCTGATCTCGGTGGGCACCTCGGCCGCCTTCCTCTGGTCCCTGTGGGCGCTGTTCCTCGGCACCGCCGGAACACCCGGCATGACCCACCCCTTCGAGCCGACCATCGCCCGCACCGACGGCGCCGCCAACATCTATCTGGAGGCCGCCGCGGGAGTGACCGCCTTCATCCTGGCCGGCCGCTACTTCGAGGCCCGCTCCAAGCGCAAGGCCGGCGCCGCCCTGCGCGCCCTGCTGGAGCTGGGCGCCAAGGAGGTCACCGTCCTGCGCGGAGGGCGCGAGGAGCTCATCCCCGTCGCCGACCTGGCCGTCGGGGACCGCTTCCTGGTCCGCCCCGGCGAGAAGATCGCCACCGACGGCACCGTCGTCGAGGGCTCCTCGGCCGTGGACGCCTCGATGCTGACCGGTGAGTCCGTCCCCGTCGAGGTCGGCGTGGGCGACGCGGTCACCGGCGCCACCCTCAACGCCGGTGGCCGGCTGGTCGTGCAGGCCACCCGTGTCGGCTCCGACACCCAGCTCGCCCGGATGGCCAAGCTGGTCGAGGACGCGCAGAACGGCAAGGCCGCCGCCCAGCGCCTGGCCGACCGCATCTCCGCCGTCTTCGTCCCCGTCGTTATCACCCTGGCTCTGGGCACCCTGGGCTTCTGGCTCGGCAACGGGGCAGGCTGGACCGCGGCCTTCACCGCGGCCGTCGCCGTCCTGATCATCGCCTGCCCGTGCGCCCTGGGCCTGGCCACCCCCACCGCCCTGATGGTCGGCACCGGACGCGGCGCCCAGCTCGGCATCCTCATCAAGGGACCGGAGGTGCTGGAGACCACCCGCGCCGTGGACACCGTCGTCCTGGACAAGACCGGAACCGTCACCACCGGAAAGATGACCCTCCTCGCCGTCCACACCGCCGAGGGCGAGGACGACAGCGAGGTGCTGCGCCTGGCCGGCGCCCTGGAGCACGCCTCCGAGCACCCCATCGCCCGCGCTGTCGCCAACGGCGCCGCCGAGCGCGTCGGCCCCCTGCCCGCTCCGGAGGACTTCGCGAACATCCCCGGCCTCGGCGTCCAGGGCATCGTCAACGGTCACGCCGTCCTCGTCGGCCGCACCCGGCTCCTGGACCAGTGGGCCATCGAGCTGCCCGCCGACCTCGCCCGTGCCCGGAACGACGCCGAGGCCGTCGGCCGCACCGCCATCGCCGTCGCCTGGGACGGAGCCGCCCGCGCCGTCCTGGAGGTCGCCGACGCCGTCAAGCCCACCAGCACCGAGGCCATCACCCGGCTGCGCGCCCTTGGGCTCACCCCGATCCTGCTCACCGGCGACAACCGGGCCGTGGCCGAGTCCGTCGCCCGGGAGGTCGGCATCGACGAGGTGATCGCGGAGGTCATGCCCCAGGACAAGGTCGATGTCGTCAGGCGCCTCCAGGCCGAGGGCCGCAGCGTCGCCATGGTCGGCGACGGCGTCAACGACGCCGCCGCCCTCGCCCAGGCGGACCTCGGCCTGGCCATGGGCACCGGCACCGACGCCGCCATCGAAGCCGGCGACCTCACCCTGGTCCGCGGCGACCTGCGCGCCGCCGCCGACGCCATCCGGCTCGCCCGCAAGACCCTGTCCACCATCAGGTCCAACCTCTTCTGGGCCTTCGCCTACAACGTCGCCGCCCTGCCGCTGGCCGCCGCCGGACTGCTCAACCCGATGATCGCGGGAGCAGCGATGGCCTTCTCCTCGATCTTCGTCGTCGGCAACAGCCTCCGGCTGCGCCGCTTCCGAGCCCAGTCCTGA
- a CDS encoding SDR family oxidoreductase — translation MAVQDSGRVALITGASRGIGYGIAEALVARGDRVCITGRNEEALAEAVERLGSDRAIGVAGKAHDEAHQTEAVERTMEAFGRVDHLVNNAGTNPVFGPIAELDLNVARKVFDTNVLSALGFAQRTWAAWQKEHGGTVVNIASIAGLSASPFIGAYGISKAAMVNLTLQLAHEFSPGVRVNAIAPAVVKTKFAAALYEGREEEVVRRYPMGRLGVPEDIGGAAAFLTSDASGWITGQTLVVDGGMFLNAGVE, via the coding sequence ATGGCAGTGCAGGACAGCGGCAGGGTCGCCCTGATCACCGGAGCCAGCCGAGGCATCGGCTACGGCATCGCCGAGGCGCTCGTGGCCCGCGGCGACCGGGTGTGCATCACCGGTCGCAACGAGGAGGCGCTGGCGGAGGCCGTCGAACGGCTCGGCTCCGACCGGGCCATCGGCGTGGCCGGGAAGGCGCACGACGAGGCCCACCAGACGGAGGCCGTCGAGCGCACCATGGAGGCGTTCGGCCGGGTCGACCACCTGGTCAACAACGCGGGCACCAATCCGGTCTTCGGCCCGATCGCGGAGCTGGACCTGAACGTGGCCCGCAAGGTCTTCGACACCAACGTGCTCTCGGCGCTCGGCTTCGCCCAGCGCACCTGGGCGGCCTGGCAGAAGGAGCACGGCGGCACCGTCGTCAACATCGCCTCCATCGCCGGGCTGTCCGCCTCGCCCTTCATCGGCGCCTACGGCATCAGCAAGGCCGCGATGGTCAACCTCACCCTCCAGCTCGCGCACGAGTTCTCGCCGGGCGTGCGGGTCAACGCCATCGCCCCGGCCGTGGTGAAGACGAAGTTCGCCGCGGCCCTCTACGAGGGGCGCGAGGAGGAGGTCGTCAGGCGCTACCCGATGGGACGGCTCGGCGTACCCGAGGACATCGGGGGAGCGGCGGCCTTCCTCACCTCCGACGCGTCGGGATGGATCACCGGCCAGACCCTGGTGGTGGACGGCGGCATGTTCCTCAACGCCGGGGTGGAGTGA
- a CDS encoding ABC transporter substrate-binding protein, with amino-acid sequence MFSQDKPLKGATVLVTVTLLAGCGSLLGEGETEEAIVVGTTSTPSTLDPAGAWDGSWELFRNVYQTLLHFPNSSGTPEPDAAQRCGFTDTVSSVYRCVLKKDLKFSGGGALNAEAVKYSFERTLDIKADTGPAQLLQSIDRIETSGERTIIFHLKRPDATFPLVLATPAASIVDPAVYPADRLLESDKISGSGPYRLESYQDGERAELVKNGSYDGSAKVKNNAVTVRYFKESEEMVEEFKKGDLDLTYRGLTPEQITEFEKNRTDYPDIKLSEVYGTEIRYLVFNPQHEAVSNPAVRRAVAQVIDRKALVRNVYKRTAAPLYSMVPGGITGHTSAFYEKYGEPDVEKAKQTLAQAGITEKVRLTLWYATDRYGAVTAEEFGEIKRQLEASGLFEVTLEGRGWRELQKGIAEGEYPVFGRGWFPDFPDADNYISPFVGKENALGAPYEDKVLTGTLLPRSRKESDRGAVSDDFGKAQEILAEDARLLPLWQGKLYIAAHEDIAGVEWCIDSSTIMRLWELDRKKSW; translated from the coding sequence GTGTTCAGCCAGGACAAGCCTCTGAAGGGCGCAACCGTGCTGGTGACAGTGACCCTGCTCGCCGGATGCGGCTCGCTGCTCGGAGAGGGCGAGACCGAGGAGGCGATCGTGGTCGGCACGACCAGCACGCCGAGCACCCTCGATCCGGCCGGTGCCTGGGACGGCTCCTGGGAGCTGTTCCGGAACGTCTACCAGACGCTGTTGCACTTCCCGAACTCCAGCGGCACCCCCGAGCCCGACGCGGCGCAGCGCTGCGGCTTCACCGACACCGTCAGCAGCGTCTACCGGTGCGTGCTGAAGAAGGACCTGAAGTTCTCGGGCGGCGGCGCGCTGAACGCCGAAGCCGTCAAGTACTCCTTCGAGCGCACGCTGGACATCAAGGCCGACACCGGACCGGCCCAGTTGCTGCAGAGCATCGACCGCATCGAGACCTCGGGTGAGCGGACGATCATCTTCCATCTCAAGCGTCCGGACGCCACCTTCCCGCTGGTGCTCGCCACCCCGGCCGCCTCCATCGTCGATCCCGCCGTCTACCCGGCCGACCGGCTCCTGGAATCGGACAAGATCAGCGGCTCCGGTCCGTACCGCCTGGAGAGCTACCAGGACGGCGAGCGCGCCGAACTGGTGAAGAACGGGAGCTACGACGGCTCCGCCAAGGTCAAGAACAACGCCGTCACCGTCCGGTACTTCAAGGAGTCGGAGGAGATGGTCGAGGAGTTCAAGAAGGGCGACCTCGACCTGACCTACCGCGGTCTGACTCCGGAGCAGATCACCGAGTTCGAGAAGAACCGCACCGACTACCCGGACATCAAGCTCAGCGAGGTCTACGGCACCGAGATCCGTTACCTGGTGTTCAACCCGCAGCACGAGGCGGTCTCCAACCCCGCCGTCCGCAGGGCCGTCGCGCAGGTCATCGACCGCAAGGCGCTGGTCCGCAACGTCTACAAGCGCACCGCCGCCCCGCTGTACTCCATGGTCCCCGGCGGGATCACCGGCCACACCAGCGCCTTCTACGAGAAGTACGGCGAGCCGGACGTGGAGAAGGCGAAGCAGACCCTCGCCCAGGCCGGGATCACCGAGAAGGTCCGGCTGACCCTGTGGTACGCCACCGACCGCTACGGGGCCGTCACCGCCGAGGAGTTCGGCGAGATCAAGCGGCAGTTGGAGGCCTCCGGGCTGTTCGAGGTCACCCTGGAGGGCCGGGGGTGGCGCGAGCTGCAGAAGGGGATAGCCGAGGGCGAGTACCCGGTGTTCGGCCGTGGCTGGTTCCCCGACTTCCCGGACGCCGACAACTACATCTCGCCGTTCGTCGGCAAGGAGAACGCCCTGGGCGCCCCGTACGAGGACAAGGTCCTGACCGGAACCCTGCTGCCCAGGTCCCGCAAGGAGAGCGACCGGGGCGCGGTCAGCGACGACTTCGGCAAGGCCCAGGAGATCCTCGCGGAGGACGCCCGCCTGCTGCCCCTGTGGCAGGGCAAGCTGTACATCGCCGCGCACGAGGACATCGCCGGCGTGGAGTGGTGCATCGACTCCTCGACGATCATGCGGCTGTGGGAGCTGGACCGCAAGAAGAGCTGGTGA
- the fabG gene encoding 3-oxoacyl-ACP reductase FabG: MSTTEQRVAIVTGGARGIGAATAVRLAAEGRAVAVLDLDEAACEDTVEKITAAGGKALAVGCDVSVTEQVEAAVARVAEELGAPTVLVNNAGVLRDNLLFKMSDSDWDTVMNVHLRGAFLMSRACQKHMVDAGFGRIVNLSSSSALGNRGQANYSAAKAGLQGFTKTLAKELGKFGVTANAVAPGFIATDMTAATAARVGMGFEDFQKAAASQIPVQRVGRPEDIANAVAFFTGEDAGFVSGQVLYVAGGPLD, encoded by the coding sequence ATGTCCACCACCGAGCAGCGTGTCGCGATCGTCACCGGCGGAGCCCGCGGCATCGGCGCGGCCACCGCCGTCCGGCTGGCCGCCGAGGGGCGGGCCGTCGCCGTACTCGACCTGGACGAGGCGGCCTGCGAGGACACCGTGGAGAAGATCACCGCGGCGGGCGGCAAGGCCCTCGCGGTCGGCTGCGACGTCTCCGTCACCGAGCAGGTCGAGGCCGCCGTCGCCCGTGTCGCCGAGGAGTTGGGGGCGCCGACCGTCCTGGTCAACAACGCCGGTGTGCTCCGTGACAACCTGCTGTTCAAGATGAGCGACTCCGACTGGGACACCGTGATGAACGTGCACCTGCGCGGTGCCTTCCTGATGTCCCGGGCCTGCCAGAAGCACATGGTCGACGCCGGGTTCGGCCGGATCGTCAACCTCTCCTCCAGCTCGGCGCTCGGCAACCGCGGCCAGGCCAACTACTCCGCCGCCAAGGCCGGCCTCCAGGGCTTCACCAAGACCCTGGCCAAGGAACTCGGAAAGTTCGGCGTCACCGCCAACGCCGTGGCGCCCGGCTTCATCGCCACCGACATGACCGCAGCCACCGCCGCCCGGGTCGGCATGGGCTTCGAGGACTTCCAGAAGGCCGCCGCCTCCCAGATCCCCGTCCAGCGGGTCGGCAGGCCCGAGGACATCGCGAACGCCGTCGCGTTCTTCACCGGTGAGGACGCGGGCTTCGTCTCCGGCCAGGTGCTGTACGTGGCCGGCGGCCCGCTCGACTGA
- a CDS encoding HipA family kinase, giving the protein MLPEVTATRYVTPLREGGSLPGLVEADDLGTYVVKFTGAGQGRKTLVAEVLCGRLAQRLGLRVPDLVRVWLDPVIGLGEPDQEVQELLKASGGPNLGMDFLPGSIGFDPLAYAVGPEEAGRVVWFDALVGNVDRSWRNPNLLVWHGDLWLIDHGAALIWHHNWPTAAKAADKPYDASDHVLAPAGPDVAAAAAELAPRVTEELLTECAADIPDAWLEDEPGFDTPDALRRAYVEVLAARAGTVHRRITLGEPSQDGPSRAPGWLRDWAEAVSGLKKGGRTR; this is encoded by the coding sequence ATGCTTCCCGAAGTCACCGCCACGCGCTATGTGACGCCCCTGCGCGAGGGCGGTTCGCTACCCGGCCTGGTCGAGGCCGACGACCTGGGCACCTACGTCGTGAAGTTCACCGGCGCCGGGCAGGGCCGCAAGACCCTGGTGGCCGAGGTGTTGTGCGGGCGGCTCGCCCAGCGGCTCGGCCTGCGCGTGCCCGACCTGGTGCGCGTGTGGCTCGACCCGGTGATCGGCCTCGGTGAGCCCGACCAGGAGGTGCAGGAGCTGCTCAAGGCCAGTGGCGGACCGAACCTGGGCATGGACTTCCTGCCCGGCTCGATCGGCTTCGACCCGCTCGCCTACGCGGTGGGCCCCGAGGAGGCCGGGCGCGTGGTGTGGTTCGACGCCCTGGTGGGCAACGTCGACCGCTCCTGGCGCAACCCCAACCTGCTCGTCTGGCACGGCGACCTGTGGCTCATCGACCACGGTGCCGCCCTGATCTGGCACCACAACTGGCCCACCGCCGCCAAGGCGGCCGACAAACCGTACGACGCCTCCGACCACGTGCTCGCGCCCGCCGGCCCCGACGTCGCCGCGGCCGCCGCCGAACTGGCGCCGCGGGTGACGGAGGAGCTGCTGACCGAGTGCGCGGCCGACATCCCCGACGCGTGGCTGGAGGACGAGCCGGGCTTCGACACGCCGGACGCGCTGCGCCGGGCCTACGTGGAGGTGCTGGCGGCCCGGGCGGGTACGGTCCACCGGCGGATCACCCTCGGGGAGCCGAGCCAGGACGGCCCCTCCAGGGCGCCGGGTTGGCTGAGGGACTGGGCCGAGGCCGTGAGCGGGCTGAAGAAGGGCGGACGGACGCGGTGA
- a CDS encoding DUF3037 domain-containing protein, translating into MRARTVERATERDVFEYALLRVVPRIERGETINAGVVVYCRARSFVAARTHLDVGRLRALDPEVDVDGVRAALHAVECVCRGGEAAGQAAADDAGRRFRWLVAPRSTVVQPGPVHTGLTADPEAEVERLLDLLVR; encoded by the coding sequence GTGAGGGCACGGACAGTGGAGCGCGCGACGGAGCGCGACGTCTTCGAGTACGCCCTCCTGCGTGTCGTCCCGCGAATCGAGCGCGGGGAGACGATCAACGCCGGAGTGGTCGTCTACTGCCGGGCCCGTTCCTTCGTGGCGGCCCGCACCCATCTGGACGTCGGGCGGCTGCGGGCACTCGATCCGGAGGTCGACGTCGACGGCGTACGGGCTGCTCTGCACGCCGTGGAGTGCGTGTGCCGTGGGGGAGAGGCGGCCGGTCAGGCCGCCGCGGACGATGCCGGACGGCGCTTTCGCTGGCTGGTGGCGCCCCGCTCCACCGTTGTCCAGCCGGGGCCGGTGCACACCGGGCTGACCGCCGATCCCGAGGCGGAGGTCGAGCGCCTGCTGGACCTGCTGGTGCGCTGA
- a CDS encoding alpha/beta hydrolase, giving the protein MPSAHLNDRGRPSSGTAARRRTGPPWSASLAERLADRHTVILPDVRGYGRSIRTDPARHTWDQYVDDVASLMDRLRLTRATVGGTGLDGTIALREPPRTPTASRPPS; this is encoded by the coding sequence CTGCCCTCTGCACACCTGAACGACCGGGGCCGGCCCTCCTCTGGTACTGCTGCACGGCGGCGGACCGGACCACCATGGTCTGCTTCCCTGGCCGAGCGGCTCGCCGACCGCCACACCGTCATCCTGCCCGATGTCCGCGGATACGGCCGGTCCATCCGCACCGATCCGGCCCGCCACACCTGGGACCAGTACGTCGATGACGTCGCCTCGCTCATGGATCGCCTTCGCCTGACCCGTGCCACTGTCGGCGGCACCGGGCTGGACGGAACCATCGCCCTGCGCGAGCCGCCGCGCACCCCGACCGCGTCCAGACCGCCATCGTGA
- a CDS encoding DUF3224 domain-containing protein, whose amino-acid sequence MSPPARYRARSKSAGRFTGREVVTGTVGGRPGGFVLAERGTFDHEPEDRSNRP is encoded by the coding sequence GTGAGCCCCCCGGCCCGGTACCGCGCGAGATCGAAGTCCGCCGGCCGCTTCACCGGCCGCGAGGTGGTCACCGGCACCGTGGGCGGACGCCCGGGCGGCTTCGTGCTCGCCGAGCGCGGCACCTTCGACCACGAACCGGAGGACCGCTCGAACCGGCCCTGA